In Candidatus Terasakiella magnetica, the following are encoded in one genomic region:
- a CDS encoding LysR family transcriptional regulator: MEISTLKVFIAVAENASVSCASQQLNCVQSNVTARIKKLEEELGVSLFVRKSRGMELSAQGRVLLDHAYQIIDQERQARHAVMSSMEDGGTLSLGSMETAMSVRLPRLLKSFHQLHPKTELSVRTGTTDEMIAQVLKHQLDCAIVGSAVQSEEIIQYPFFRERLVLVSSPGNELSNTLLVYRKGCAYRARAEEWLRREGRLPYTIMEFGTQEGIIGCVSAGLGITLLPMEVAKSLSGELQISELPDEIADVDTYLICNKSTIQTKPMKTLMELASHYGETQAA, from the coding sequence ATGGAAATCTCAACCCTAAAAGTCTTCATCGCGGTGGCAGAAAATGCCAGCGTTTCATGTGCCTCCCAGCAGCTTAATTGTGTGCAATCCAATGTGACCGCGCGCATTAAAAAACTGGAAGAAGAATTGGGCGTGAGCCTGTTTGTGCGCAAAAGCCGCGGGATGGAGCTTAGTGCGCAGGGGCGCGTCTTGTTAGATCATGCCTATCAGATTATTGATCAGGAACGCCAAGCCCGTCATGCGGTGATGTCGAGCATGGAAGATGGCGGGACTTTATCATTGGGCTCCATGGAAACGGCTATGTCGGTTCGTTTGCCAAGATTGCTTAAAAGCTTTCATCAACTTCACCCCAAAACCGAATTGTCCGTGCGCACTGGCACAACCGATGAAATGATCGCACAAGTGCTGAAACATCAATTAGATTGCGCCATTGTGGGCAGTGCGGTTCAAAGTGAGGAGATCATCCAATATCCGTTTTTTCGCGAACGCCTCGTGCTGGTAAGTTCACCGGGTAATGAGCTGTCCAATACTTTGCTGGTTTATCGCAAAGGCTGTGCCTATCGCGCCCGTGCTGAAGAATGGCTGCGCCGTGAAGGCCGCCTGCCTTATACCATTATGGAATTTGGCACACAGGAAGGCATCATTGGCTGTGTTTCTGCCGGATTGGGCATCACCTTATTACCCATGGAAGTGGCCAAAAGCTTGAGTGGTGAGCTGCAAATTAGCGAGCTGCCCGATGAGATCGCCGATGTGGATACCTACCTTATCTGCAATAAAAGCACTATTCAGACAAAGCCCATGAAGACCTTAATGGAATTGGCCTCACATTACGGTGAAACACAAGCCGCTTAA